In a single window of the Zea mays cultivar B73 chromosome 5, Zm-B73-REFERENCE-NAM-5.0, whole genome shotgun sequence genome:
- the LOC100284783 gene encoding golgi SNARE 12 protein has protein sequence MMSSSSDAAAALELQESGWEELRREARKLEGDLDVKLSSYARLAARSSSSASGAASPTADRSSWKSMEFEIQSLLGKLQDVNDAMSRCAASSATTTSVSQKLARHRDILHEFTQEFRRTRGNLSSMREHADLLNSVRDDITESRASGGMSPRVHLLRERASIHGSINQIDEVIGQAQSTRVALNNQRAMFGDIQGKVKQLGEKFPVIRGLLGAIKRKKSKDTIILSAVIAACTIFLIIYWLSK, from the exons ATGATGTCGTCGTCGTCGGACGCGGCAGCGGCGCTGGAGCTGCAGGAGTCCGGGTGGGAGGAGCTGCGGCGGGAGGCGCGCAAGCTGGAGGGCGACCTCGACGTGAAGCTCTCCTCCTACGCGCGCCTCGCCGCGcgctcctcctcctccgcctcgGGCGCCGCCTCCCCCACCGCCGACCGCTCCTCCTGGAAGTCCATGGAGTTCGAGATCCAGTCGCTGCTCGGCAAGCTGCAGGACGTCAACGACGCCATGAGCCGCTGCGCCGCCTCCAGCGCCACCACCACCTCCGTCTCCCAGAAGCTCGCGCgccaccgcgacatcctccacgaGTTCACGCAG GAGTTCAGGCGGACGAGGGGGAACCTGAGCTCCATGAGGGAGCACGCCGATCTACTCAACTCCGTCCGAGACGACATCACCGAGTCCAGG GCCTCCGGTGGCATGTCGCCAAGAGTGCATTTGCTCAGGGAACGAGCTTCCATTCATGGCAGCATCAACCAG ATTGATGAGGTAATTGGCCAAGCTCAAAGCACAAGAGTAGCTCTTAACAATCAGAGGGCCATGTTTGGAGACATTCAAGGGAAAGTGAAGCAGCTGGGTGAAAAGTTCCCGGTAATCAGAGGTCTTCTTG GTGCCATCAAGCGGAAGAAATCAAAGGACACCATAATCCTCTCGGCAGTGATCGCGGCCTGCACCATCTTCCTGATCATTTACTGGCTTTCGAAATGA
- the LOC100284256 gene encoding phosphatidate cytidylyltransferase → MAAPAATRLHSPFLLLPSPPHPHPSLRLRFLLPSPPPLRLRRHFPLLAAAAVSAAAGAGGGGEEVAARKDDKARQLQKRVLVGVAIGVGAGGIVVAGGRVFAAAVAAAVLAGSREYFELVRSTVAGGGTPPPRYVSRVCSAICALMPILTLYYGRMDVTVAFSAFVIAIALLLQRGNPRFAQLTSSVFGLFYCGYLPSFWVKLRSGLAAPALNTSIAYNWPILLGGQAHWTVGLVATLMAISSIIAADTSAFLCGRAFGRTPLTNISPKKTLEGALAGLAGCVLTTVLLSTALRWPRSLLSATAYGILIFLGSLFGDLVESLIKRDAGVKDSGSLIPGHGGILDRVDSYVFTGALCYSFVRVALPLYGV, encoded by the exons ATGGCGGCGCCGGCGGCCACCCGCCTCCACTCCCCGTTCCTCCTGCTTCCTTCCCCACCGCACCCCCACCCTTCACTTCGCCTCCGCTTCCTCCTGCCGTCCCCGCCGCCGCTCCGCCTCCGCCGCCACTTCCCGCTGCTGGCTGCCGCCGCCGTATCCGCCGCAGCCGGCGCCGGCGGTGGCGGGGAGGAGGTCGCCGCTAGGAAGGACGACAAGGCCAGGCAGCTGCAGAAGCGGGTCCTCGTGGGCGTCGCCATCGGGGTGGGCGCCGGCGGCATCGTGGTCGCCGGCGGCCGGGTGTTCGCCGCCGCCGTCGCGGCCGCCGTTCTTGCCGGCTCCCGGGAGTACTTCGAGCTCGTCCGCAGCACTGTAGCCGGAGGCGGGACCCCGCCGCCGCGCTACGTGTCCCGCGTCTGTTCCGCCATCTGCGCTCTCATGCCCATCCTTACGct GTACTATGGACGCATGGATGTTACTGTGGCGTTTTCTGCATTCGTCATTGCAATAGCATTGCTTTTACAAAGAGGAAACCCTCGTTTTGCTCAGCTAACTAGTTCAGTTTTCGGGTTATTTTACTGCGGTTATCTACCTTCTTTCTGGGTTAAGCTTCGATCCGGACTAGCTGCCCCTGCCTTAAATACAA GCATAGCATACAATTGGCCAATTCTTCTTGGTGGACAAGCTCACTGGACAGTTGGACTTGTAGCAACCTTGATGGCTATTAGTAGCATCATTGCTGCTGATACATCTGCTTTCCTTTGTGGAAGG GCATTTGGTCGTACCCCTTTGACTAACATAAGCCCTAAGAAGACCTTGGAGGGTGCTTTAGCTGGCCTAGCTGGCTGCGTACTGACCACTGTGCTGCTGTCGACTGCCTTACGCTGGCCAAGGTCGCTTTTGAG TGCCACAGCTTATGGAATCCTGATCTTCCTGGGTTCGTTATTCGGGGATCTTGTTGAATCTCTGATCAAGCGCGACGCTGGTGTGAAGGACTCCGGATCGCTCATTCCTGGTCATG GTGGGATTCTTGACCGAGTTGACAGCTACGTTTTCACGGGGGCACTTTGCTACTCTTTTGTCAGAGTGGCTCTACCCCTGTACGGGGTCTGA
- the LOC118472026 gene encoding pentatricopeptide repeat-containing protein At2g03880, mitochondrial: MPAPRLALNPAAVLHAALLRASSAGCRLPPRISFNSLLAAAASSADTRTRALALPALALAHASGRVSLDSYALCSALRSAPSAAGTLHALAAKSGWLGSVFVSCALAASYGGSGRCLDARSLFDESPARNGVFGNAVLAAYVGAAEWAPVLRFARRFSELRLQVDWYTMTAVARACGEVANADLGVQAHGHAVRRLGGVEVDVFLVSAFVDMYAKCGLISQAERVFRLAQQETGGRGDVVLWTAMLNAYARHGQCKEVIRQYDLMLASGVYPDELAMLAVLSACQHAGEVVKGLNYFESMHADYGLVPTPEHYGCVVNMLCRAGEVTKAWEIATKDGCDHAIGVSTWGALLSACQVRLNVEVGRMAAQKAIELDPTNVGIYIELSNLYARACLWDDIDQLREVMKERGLEKDVGCTWVELGS; encoded by the coding sequence ATGCCGGCACCGCGGTTGGCGTTAAACCCGGCCGCCGTGCTCCACGCGGCGCTCCTCAGGGCCTCCTCTGCCGGTTGCCGCCTGCCTCCCCGCATCTCCTTCAACTCGCTGCTGGCGGCCGCCGCGTCCTCCGCGGACACGCGCACCCGCGCTCTCGCGCTCCCGGctctcgcgctcgcccacgcctcCGGCCGCGTGTCCCTCGACTCGTACGCCCTCTGCTCCGCGCTCCGCTCcgcgccctccgccgcggggacgctgCACGCGCTGGCCGCCAAGTCCGGCTGGCTCGGCAGCGTCTTCGTGTCCTGCGCGCTCGCCGCTTCCTACGGCGGGTCCGGCCGGTGCCTGGACGCCCGGAGCCTGTTCGACGAAAGTCCCGCCAGGAACGGCGTCTTCGGGAACGCCGTCCTCGCCGCTTACGTGGGCGCGGCCGAGTGGGCTCCCGTGCTGAGGTTCGCCAGGAGGTTCTCGGAACTGCGGCTGCAGGTTGACTGGTACACGATGACGGCTGTGGCGCGGGCGTGTGGCGAGGTGGCCAACGCTGATCTCGGCGTCCAGGCGCATGGGCATGCGGTCAGGAGGCTGGGAGGTGTAGAGGTGGACGTGTTCTTGGTCAGCGCGTTCGTGGACATGTACGCCAAGTGCGGGCTTATCAGCCAAGCGGAGCGTGTGTTCCGCCTTGCGCAACAGGAGACCGGTGGCAGAGGTGACGTTGTGCTGTGGACGGCCATGTTGAACGCCTATGCGCGGCATGGACAGTGCAAGGAGGTTATCCGGCAGTATGACCTGATGCTGGCCTCTGGTGTCTATCCGGATGAATTGGCCATGTTAGCTGTACTCTCAGCTTGCCAGCACGCCGGGGAGGTGGTCAAGGGGCTCAACTACTTTGAATCCATGCATGCAGATTACGGGCTGGTGCCCACACCGGAGCACTACGGTTGTGTGGTCAACATGCTGTGCCGGGCAGGGGAAGTGACCAAGGCGTGGGAGATTGCCACCAAGGACGGCTGTGATCATGCAATCGGCGTGTCTACATGGGGGGCACTGCTCAGTGCTTGCCAGGTGCGTTTAAATGTTGAGGTCGGGAGAATGGCAGCTCAGAAGGCAATCGAATTGGACCCTACCAATGTTGGGATTTACATTGAGCTGTCAAATTTGTATGCAAGGGCTTGCTTGTGGGATGATATTGACCAGCTGCGGGAGGTGATGAAGGAGAGAGGGTTGGAAAAGGATGTTGGATGTACTTGGGTTGAGCTTGGTTCATGA
- the LOC100217278 gene encoding calcium-dependent protein kinase 4 isoform X1, with protein sequence MGACFSSASAAPAGAAVDERRPSKEGDGKKRRRAAGASPDAAAPVRVEFGYERDFEARYEVGRLLGHGQFGYTFAATDRGSGDRVAVKRIDKAKMTRPVAVEDVKREVKILKALKGHQNIVHFYNAFEDDSYVYIVMELCEGGELLDRILAKKNSRYSEKDAAVVVRQMLKVAAECHLRGLVHRDMKPENFLFKSNKEDSPLKATDFGLSDFIKPGKKFHDIVGSAYYVAPEVLKRRSGPESDVWSIGVITYILLCGRRPFWDKTEDGIFKEVLRNKPDFRKRPWSSISPGAKDFVKRLLVKNPRARLTAAQALSHPWVREGGEASDIPVDISVLSNMRQFVKYSRFKQFALRALASTLNEEELSDLKDQFDAIDIDKSGSISIEEMRHALAKDLPWRLKGPRVLEIIQAIDSNTDGLVDFKEFVAATLHIHQMAELDSERWGIRCQAAFSKFDLDGDGYITPEELRMVQHTGLKGSIEPLLEEADIDKDGKISLSEFRKLLRTASMSNVPSPRGPPNPQAL encoded by the exons ATGGGCGCTTGCTTCTCCTCCGCCTCTGCCGCCCCCGCCGGCGCCGCCGTCGACGAGCGCCGCCCGTCCAAGGAGGGCGACGGCAAGAAGAggcgccgcgccgccggggcATCGCCGGATGCCGCGGCGCCCGTGCGCGTGGAGTTCGGCTACGAGAGGGACTTCGAGGCGCGCTACGAGGTCGGCCGCCTGCTCGGCCACGGCCAGTTCGGCTACACCTTCGCCGCCACCGACCGCGGCTCTGGGGACCGCGTTGCCGTCAAGCGCATCGACAAGGCCAAG ATGACCCGCCCTGTTGCTGTGGAGGATGTGAAAAGAGAAGTGaagattcttaaagcacttaaagGACATCAGAATATTGTTCACTTCTACAATGCATTTGAGGATGATTCATACGTGTACATTGTGATGGA GCTATGTGAGGGCGGTGAACTATTAGATCGGATTTTGGCAAA AAAGAATAGCCGCTATAGTGAGAAAGATGCTGCAGTGGTAGTCCGCCAAATGCTCAAAGTAGCTGCTGAATGCCATCTGCGTGGGTTAGTTCACCGAGATATGAAGCCTGAG AACTTCCTTTTCAAATCGAACAAGGAGGATTCACCACTAAAGGCGACAGATTTTGGTTTGTCAGATTTCATTAAGCCAG GGAAGAAGTTCCATGACATTGTTGGAAGTGCTTACTATGTCGCACCAGAAGTACTAAAACGACGGTCTGGTCCTGAGTCAGATGTTTGGAGCATAGGAGTCATAACCTACATTTTGCTCTGTGGGAGGCGCCCTTTTTGGGATAAGACCGAAGACGGTATATTCAAGGAG GTTCTAAGGAACAAGCCTGATTTTCGTAAGAGGCCTTGGTCAAGCATCAGCCCAGGTGCTAAAGATTTTGTTAAAAGGTTACTAGTGAAGAATCCAAGGGCCAGGCTAACAGCTGCTCAAGCTCTCT CACATCCGTGGGTAAGAGAAGGAGGGGAAGCATCCGATATCCCCGTCGACATATCTGTGTTATCAAACATGCGTCAGTTTGTCAAGTACAGCCGTTTCAAGCAATTCGCGCTTCGG GCTCTGGCGAGCACCCTTAACGAGGAAGAGCTATCAGATCTGAAGGATCAGTTTGATGCAATTGATATCGATAAAAGTGGATCGATTAGTATCGAGGAAATGCGTCAT GCCCTTGCAAAGGATCTTCCCTGGAGATTGAAGGGTCCCCGTGTGCTGGAGATTATTCAAGCA ATTGACAGCAACACTGATGGGCTCGTGGACTTCAAGGAGTTTGTTGCGGCAACTCTCCATATCCACCAGATGGCGGAGCTCGACTCAGAAAGGTGGGGCATACGCTGCCAAGCTGCTTTCAGTAAGTTTGATCTTGACGGTGATGGATATATCACGCCGGAGGAACTCAGAATG GTGCAGCACACTGGGTTGAAGGGATCTATCGAGCCGCTGCTGGAGGAGGCCGACATCGACAAAGACGGCAAGATAAGCCTGTCCGAGTTCCGCAAGCTCCTACGGACAGCGAGCATGAGCAACGTACCCAGCCCAAGGGGGCCCCCAAACCCTCAGGCTCTGTGA
- the LOCLOC100382176 gene encoding uncharacterized protein LOC100382176, which translates to MGLNFSVLNTFGVPGLRGATTKQVYERHFANKETKEFKDFHIAYVEFCKYFNTVMPGQDFDTPSTTVIQKFFEDEWKPEKNEEERKRKFLEFMRKKVREAKVDDSFFIAAGLAVPVAAVIGKRASGQIPYVKSVRLDLVPNVVFVPFVTLLGIMGATAWQMGNKSAVAQEDEDANEEEKKKETMKRAAGQQQQEEQNRSP; encoded by the exons ATGGGTCTTAACTTCAGTGTACTCAACACATTCG GAGTCCCAGGGCTGAGGGGGGCGACTACCAAGCAGGTTTATGAGCGGCATTTCGCGAACAAGGAAACCAAGGAGTTCAAAGATTTCCACATTGCCTACGTCGAGTTCTGCAA GTATTTCAACACGGTGATGCCCGGTCAGGATTTTGACACTCCATCTACTACGGTGATTCAG AAATTCTTTGAAGACGAGTGGAAGCCGGAGAAGAACGAGGAGGAGAGGAAGAGGAAGTTCCTGGAGTTCATGAGGAAGAAGGTGAGGGAGGCCAAGGTGGACGACAGCTTCTTCATCGCGGCGGGGCTGGCGGTGCCGGTGGCGGCCGTCATCGGCAAGAGGGCCAGCGGGCAGATCCCCTACGTGAAGAGCGTGAGGCTGGACCTGGTCCCCAACGTCGTGTTCGTGCCGTTCGTGACGCTGCTCGGCATCATGGGCGCCACCGCGTGGCAGATGGGCAACAAGAGCGCTGTCGCCCAGGAGGACGAGGACGCCAacgaggaggagaagaagaaggagacgaTGAAGCGCGCGGCggggcagcagcagcaggaggagcAAAACAGGTCGCCTTGA
- the LOC100217278 gene encoding Calcium-dependent protein kinase 4, which translates to MGACFSSASAAPAGAAVDERRPSKEGDGKKRRRAAGASPDAAAPVRVEFGYERDFEARYEVGRLLGHGQFGYTFAATDRGSGDRVAVKRIDKAKMTRPVAVEDVKREVKILKALKGHQNIVHFYNAFEDDSYVYIVMELCEGGELLDRILAKKNSRYSEKDAAVVVRQMLKVAAECHLRGLVHRDMKPENFLFKSNKEDSPLKATDFGLSDFIKPGKKFHDIVGSAYYVAPEVLKRRSGPESDVWSIGVITYILLCGRRPFWDKTEDGIFKEVLRNKPDFRKRPWSSISPGAKDFVKRLLVKNPRARLTAAQALSHPWVREGGEASDIPVDISVLSNMRQFVKYSRFKQFALRALASTLNEEELSDLKDQFDAIDIDKSGSISIEEMRHALAKDLPWRLKGPRVLEIIQAIDSNTDGLVDFKEFVAATLHIHQMAELDSERWGIRCQAAFSKFDLDGDGYITPEELRMHTGLKGSIEPLLEEADIDKDGKISLSEFRKLLRTASMSNVPSPRGPPNPQAL; encoded by the exons ATGGGCGCTTGCTTCTCCTCCGCCTCTGCCGCCCCCGCCGGCGCCGCCGTCGACGAGCGCCGCCCGTCCAAGGAGGGCGACGGCAAGAAGAggcgccgcgccgccggggcATCGCCGGATGCCGCGGCGCCCGTGCGCGTGGAGTTCGGCTACGAGAGGGACTTCGAGGCGCGCTACGAGGTCGGCCGCCTGCTCGGCCACGGCCAGTTCGGCTACACCTTCGCCGCCACCGACCGCGGCTCTGGGGACCGCGTTGCCGTCAAGCGCATCGACAAGGCCAAG ATGACCCGCCCTGTTGCTGTGGAGGATGTGAAAAGAGAAGTGaagattcttaaagcacttaaagGACATCAGAATATTGTTCACTTCTACAATGCATTTGAGGATGATTCATACGTGTACATTGTGATGGA GCTATGTGAGGGCGGTGAACTATTAGATCGGATTTTGGCAAA AAAGAATAGCCGCTATAGTGAGAAAGATGCTGCAGTGGTAGTCCGCCAAATGCTCAAAGTAGCTGCTGAATGCCATCTGCGTGGGTTAGTTCACCGAGATATGAAGCCTGAG AACTTCCTTTTCAAATCGAACAAGGAGGATTCACCACTAAAGGCGACAGATTTTGGTTTGTCAGATTTCATTAAGCCAG GGAAGAAGTTCCATGACATTGTTGGAAGTGCTTACTATGTCGCACCAGAAGTACTAAAACGACGGTCTGGTCCTGAGTCAGATGTTTGGAGCATAGGAGTCATAACCTACATTTTGCTCTGTGGGAGGCGCCCTTTTTGGGATAAGACCGAAGACGGTATATTCAAGGAG GTTCTAAGGAACAAGCCTGATTTTCGTAAGAGGCCTTGGTCAAGCATCAGCCCAGGTGCTAAAGATTTTGTTAAAAGGTTACTAGTGAAGAATCCAAGGGCCAGGCTAACAGCTGCTCAAGCTCTCT CACATCCGTGGGTAAGAGAAGGAGGGGAAGCATCCGATATCCCCGTCGACATATCTGTGTTATCAAACATGCGTCAGTTTGTCAAGTACAGCCGTTTCAAGCAATTCGCGCTTCGG GCTCTGGCGAGCACCCTTAACGAGGAAGAGCTATCAGATCTGAAGGATCAGTTTGATGCAATTGATATCGATAAAAGTGGATCGATTAGTATCGAGGAAATGCGTCAT GCCCTTGCAAAGGATCTTCCCTGGAGATTGAAGGGTCCCCGTGTGCTGGAGATTATTCAAGCA ATTGACAGCAACACTGATGGGCTCGTGGACTTCAAGGAGTTTGTTGCGGCAACTCTCCATATCCACCAGATGGCGGAGCTCGACTCAGAAAGGTGGGGCATACGCTGCCAAGCTGCTTTCAGTAAGTTTGATCTTGACGGTGATGGATATATCACGCCGGAGGAACTCAGAATG CACACTGGGTTGAAGGGATCTATCGAGCCGCTGCTGGAGGAGGCCGACATCGACAAAGACGGCAAGATAAGCCTGTCCGAGTTCCGCAAGCTCCTACGGACAGCGAGCATGAGCAACGTACCCAGCCCAAGGGGGCCCCCAAACCCTCAGGCTCTGTGA
- the LOC100217278 gene encoding calcium-dependent protein kinase 4 isoform X2 — MTRPVAVEDVKREVKILKALKGHQNIVHFYNAFEDDSYVYIVMELCEGGELLDRILAKKNSRYSEKDAAVVVRQMLKVAAECHLRGLVHRDMKPENFLFKSNKEDSPLKATDFGLSDFIKPGKKFHDIVGSAYYVAPEVLKRRSGPESDVWSIGVITYILLCGRRPFWDKTEDGIFKEVLRNKPDFRKRPWSSISPGAKDFVKRLLVKNPRARLTAAQALSHPWVREGGEASDIPVDISVLSNMRQFVKYSRFKQFALRALASTLNEEELSDLKDQFDAIDIDKSGSISIEEMRHALAKDLPWRLKGPRVLEIIQAIDSNTDGLVDFKEFVAATLHIHQMAELDSERWGIRCQAAFSKFDLDGDGYITPEELRMVQHTGLKGSIEPLLEEADIDKDGKISLSEFRKLLRTASMSNVPSPRGPPNPQAL; from the exons ATGACCCGCCCTGTTGCTGTGGAGGATGTGAAAAGAGAAGTGaagattcttaaagcacttaaagGACATCAGAATATTGTTCACTTCTACAATGCATTTGAGGATGATTCATACGTGTACATTGTGATGGA GCTATGTGAGGGCGGTGAACTATTAGATCGGATTTTGGCAAA AAAGAATAGCCGCTATAGTGAGAAAGATGCTGCAGTGGTAGTCCGCCAAATGCTCAAAGTAGCTGCTGAATGCCATCTGCGTGGGTTAGTTCACCGAGATATGAAGCCTGAG AACTTCCTTTTCAAATCGAACAAGGAGGATTCACCACTAAAGGCGACAGATTTTGGTTTGTCAGATTTCATTAAGCCAG GGAAGAAGTTCCATGACATTGTTGGAAGTGCTTACTATGTCGCACCAGAAGTACTAAAACGACGGTCTGGTCCTGAGTCAGATGTTTGGAGCATAGGAGTCATAACCTACATTTTGCTCTGTGGGAGGCGCCCTTTTTGGGATAAGACCGAAGACGGTATATTCAAGGAG GTTCTAAGGAACAAGCCTGATTTTCGTAAGAGGCCTTGGTCAAGCATCAGCCCAGGTGCTAAAGATTTTGTTAAAAGGTTACTAGTGAAGAATCCAAGGGCCAGGCTAACAGCTGCTCAAGCTCTCT CACATCCGTGGGTAAGAGAAGGAGGGGAAGCATCCGATATCCCCGTCGACATATCTGTGTTATCAAACATGCGTCAGTTTGTCAAGTACAGCCGTTTCAAGCAATTCGCGCTTCGG GCTCTGGCGAGCACCCTTAACGAGGAAGAGCTATCAGATCTGAAGGATCAGTTTGATGCAATTGATATCGATAAAAGTGGATCGATTAGTATCGAGGAAATGCGTCAT GCCCTTGCAAAGGATCTTCCCTGGAGATTGAAGGGTCCCCGTGTGCTGGAGATTATTCAAGCA ATTGACAGCAACACTGATGGGCTCGTGGACTTCAAGGAGTTTGTTGCGGCAACTCTCCATATCCACCAGATGGCGGAGCTCGACTCAGAAAGGTGGGGCATACGCTGCCAAGCTGCTTTCAGTAAGTTTGATCTTGACGGTGATGGATATATCACGCCGGAGGAACTCAGAATG GTGCAGCACACTGGGTTGAAGGGATCTATCGAGCCGCTGCTGGAGGAGGCCGACATCGACAAAGACGGCAAGATAAGCCTGTCCGAGTTCCGCAAGCTCCTACGGACAGCGAGCATGAGCAACGTACCCAGCCCAAGGGGGCCCCCAAACCCTCAGGCTCTGTGA
- the LOC100217278 gene encoding calcium-dependent protein kinase 4 isoform X3, whose product MTRPVAVEDVKREVKILKALKGHQNIVHFYNAFEDDSYVYIVMELCEGGELLDRILAKKNSRYSEKDAAVVVRQMLKVAAECHLRGLVHRDMKPENFLFKSNKEDSPLKATDFGLSDFIKPGKKFHDIVGSAYYVAPEVLKRRSGPESDVWSIGVITYILLCGRRPFWDKTEDGIFKEVLRNKPDFRKRPWSSISPGAKDFVKRLLVKNPRARLTAAQALSHPWVREGGEASDIPVDISVLSNMRQFVKYSRFKQFALRALASTLNEEELSDLKDQFDAIDIDKSGSISIEEMRHALAKDLPWRLKGPRVLEIIQAIDSNTDGLVDFKEFVAATLHIHQMAELDSERWGIRCQAAFSKFDLDGDGYITPEELRMHTGLKGSIEPLLEEADIDKDGKISLSEFRKLLRTASMSNVPSPRGPPNPQAL is encoded by the exons ATGACCCGCCCTGTTGCTGTGGAGGATGTGAAAAGAGAAGTGaagattcttaaagcacttaaagGACATCAGAATATTGTTCACTTCTACAATGCATTTGAGGATGATTCATACGTGTACATTGTGATGGA GCTATGTGAGGGCGGTGAACTATTAGATCGGATTTTGGCAAA AAAGAATAGCCGCTATAGTGAGAAAGATGCTGCAGTGGTAGTCCGCCAAATGCTCAAAGTAGCTGCTGAATGCCATCTGCGTGGGTTAGTTCACCGAGATATGAAGCCTGAG AACTTCCTTTTCAAATCGAACAAGGAGGATTCACCACTAAAGGCGACAGATTTTGGTTTGTCAGATTTCATTAAGCCAG GGAAGAAGTTCCATGACATTGTTGGAAGTGCTTACTATGTCGCACCAGAAGTACTAAAACGACGGTCTGGTCCTGAGTCAGATGTTTGGAGCATAGGAGTCATAACCTACATTTTGCTCTGTGGGAGGCGCCCTTTTTGGGATAAGACCGAAGACGGTATATTCAAGGAG GTTCTAAGGAACAAGCCTGATTTTCGTAAGAGGCCTTGGTCAAGCATCAGCCCAGGTGCTAAAGATTTTGTTAAAAGGTTACTAGTGAAGAATCCAAGGGCCAGGCTAACAGCTGCTCAAGCTCTCT CACATCCGTGGGTAAGAGAAGGAGGGGAAGCATCCGATATCCCCGTCGACATATCTGTGTTATCAAACATGCGTCAGTTTGTCAAGTACAGCCGTTTCAAGCAATTCGCGCTTCGG GCTCTGGCGAGCACCCTTAACGAGGAAGAGCTATCAGATCTGAAGGATCAGTTTGATGCAATTGATATCGATAAAAGTGGATCGATTAGTATCGAGGAAATGCGTCAT GCCCTTGCAAAGGATCTTCCCTGGAGATTGAAGGGTCCCCGTGTGCTGGAGATTATTCAAGCA ATTGACAGCAACACTGATGGGCTCGTGGACTTCAAGGAGTTTGTTGCGGCAACTCTCCATATCCACCAGATGGCGGAGCTCGACTCAGAAAGGTGGGGCATACGCTGCCAAGCTGCTTTCAGTAAGTTTGATCTTGACGGTGATGGATATATCACGCCGGAGGAACTCAGAATG CACACTGGGTTGAAGGGATCTATCGAGCCGCTGCTGGAGGAGGCCGACATCGACAAAGACGGCAAGATAAGCCTGTCCGAGTTCCGCAAGCTCCTACGGACAGCGAGCATGAGCAACGTACCCAGCCCAAGGGGGCCCCCAAACCCTCAGGCTCTGTGA